From a single Kitasatospora sp. NBC_00458 genomic region:
- a CDS encoding ATP-binding protein: MQVLQVQLAVQADPAEVGRARRWVRSRLLNHGVDPDAPIAETVVLVVSELVTNAVVHTGCPAVLRLCFPIGEGPGGDGPGGSAPPVGVRESATVGPLRVEVADASQAAPAPRHAGPDVDATNGRGLELVELLCDRWGWYPDGAGKRVWCEISPDVRPADPLLTVDWAALAQ; this comes from the coding sequence GTGCAGGTTCTACAGGTACAGCTGGCGGTGCAGGCGGACCCCGCCGAGGTCGGCCGGGCCCGTCGGTGGGTGCGCTCGCGGCTGCTCAACCACGGCGTCGACCCGGACGCGCCGATCGCCGAGACGGTCGTGCTGGTGGTCTCCGAACTGGTGACCAACGCGGTGGTGCACACCGGCTGTCCGGCCGTGCTGCGGCTCTGCTTCCCGATCGGCGAAGGCCCGGGCGGTGACGGCCCGGGCGGGTCGGCACCGCCCGTCGGCGTGCGCGAGTCGGCGACGGTCGGCCCGCTGCGGGTCGAGGTCGCCGACGCCAGCCAGGCCGCCCCCGCCCCCCGGCACGCCGGGCCGGACGTGGACGCCACCAACGGGCGCGGTCTGGAGCTGGTCGAGCTGCTCTGCGACCGCTGGGGCTGGTACCCGGACGGCGCCGGCAAGCGGGTCTGGTGCGAGATCAGTCCGGACGTCCGGCCGGCGGATCCGCTGCTCACCGTGGACTGGGCCGCGCTGGCCCAGTGA